A stretch of the Osmerus eperlanus chromosome 10, fOsmEpe2.1, whole genome shotgun sequence genome encodes the following:
- the pop4 gene encoding ribonuclease P protein subunit p29 — protein MEERVVQDSLPPGQGEVLGIQSVTQTQADKFTNAFLKNSLPGKNQEQIEEYMNHKAVVLEHRKQKTPRIKTKKAKGLNARQRREMKVFQLKPEHQKYLLFMPLHGLWKQYIVDLCNGLKPNSNPQLIQQRLLKADFHGAIMTVVRSKCPSYVGTSGILVQELKHVFKIITKEDRLKVIPKRNSVFAVEINGFVSHIYGSKFELRSSQRSAKKFKVKGTIDL, from the exons ATGGAGGAGC GTGTCGTGCAGGACAGTCTACCTCCTGGCCAAGGGGAAGTTCTTGGCATCCAG TCTGTCACTCAAACTCAGGCAGACAAGTTCACCAATGCCTTTCTGAAGAACAGTCTTCCAGGGAAGAATCAGGAGCAGATTGAAGAATACATGAATCACAAAGCAGTGGTTTTAGAGCACCGAAAACAAAAGACTCCGAGGATAAAAACGAAGAAAGCTAAGGGGCTCAATgccagacagaggagagagatgaaagtctTTCAGCTAAAGCCAGAACATCAGAA ATATCTACTTTTCATGCCTCTCCATGGGCTATGGAAACAGTATATTGTAGACCTGTGCAATGGATTAAAACCAAATAG CAACCCACAGTTAATTCAGCAAAGGCTTTTGAAGGCTGACTTTCACGGGGCCATCATGACAG TGGTTCGGTCCAAGTGTCCATCCTACGTTGGCACCTCTGGGATCCTGGTTCAGGAGCTCAAGCATGTTTTCAAAATCATCACTAAAGAAGACCGACTGAAAG ttaTACCCAAGAGGAAcagtgtgtttgcagtggagATCAATGGCTTTGTCTCCCACATCTATGGCAGCAAGTTTGAACTTCGCTCCAGTCAACGCTCTGCTAAGAAGTTCAAAGTTAAAGGAACTATAGACTTGTGA
- the si:ch211-260e23.9 gene encoding tumor protein p53-inducible nuclear protein 2 isoform X1: MFGKLFAHLLGNTEEEFDAAASSDNVDDTYDDLVEFEEGGWVIVRIQENVPLEQPEVDPLENMLIEHPSMSVYQMRSKITEDELLESDEDEEDCPSRPVSIKQHVSWRLAAWGSLLPCHVHCLALQRARPLPGHKRLTRSALHRQNLAKTRFSPAERRYGHFKQPSQRLFNY; this comes from the exons ATGTTTGGAAAACTTTTTGCCCATCTCCTTGGTAACACCGAAGAGGAGTTTGATGCCGCAGCCTCCAGTGATAATGTGGATGACACCTATGATGACCTGGTGGAatttgaggagggaggttgGGTCATCGTCAGGATTCAAG AGAATGTCCCACTGGAGCAGCCTGAGGTGGACCCTCTGGAGAACATGCTGATTGAACACCCCAGCATGTCTGTCTACCAGATGAGAAGCAAAATCACAGAGGATGAGCTGCTGGAATCAGATGAAGACGAGGAAGACTGCCCTAG CAGGCCTGTGTCCATCAAGCAGCATGTGTCCTGGAGGCTGGCGGCCTGGGGCTCCCTGCTGCCTTGCCATGTCCACTGCTTGGCCCTCCAAAGAGCAAGGCCCCTCCCTGGGCACAAGAGGCTGACCAGGAGTGCCCTCCACAGGCAGAACCTGGCCAAGACACGCTTCTCTCCTGCTGAGAGACGCTATGGCCACTTCAAACAGCCCAGCCAGCGCCTCTTCAACTACTGA
- the si:ch211-260e23.9 gene encoding tumor protein p53-inducible nuclear protein 2 isoform X2, whose product MFGKLFAHLLGNTEEEFDAAASSDNVDDTYDDLVEFEEGGWVIVRIQENVPLEQPEVDPLENMLIEHPSMSVYQMRSKITEDELLESDEDEEDCPRPVSIKQHVSWRLAAWGSLLPCHVHCLALQRARPLPGHKRLTRSALHRQNLAKTRFSPAERRYGHFKQPSQRLFNY is encoded by the exons ATGTTTGGAAAACTTTTTGCCCATCTCCTTGGTAACACCGAAGAGGAGTTTGATGCCGCAGCCTCCAGTGATAATGTGGATGACACCTATGATGACCTGGTGGAatttgaggagggaggttgGGTCATCGTCAGGATTCAAG AGAATGTCCCACTGGAGCAGCCTGAGGTGGACCCTCTGGAGAACATGCTGATTGAACACCCCAGCATGTCTGTCTACCAGATGAGAAGCAAAATCACAGAGGATGAGCTGCTGGAATCAGATGAAGACGAGGAAGACTGCCCTAG GCCTGTGTCCATCAAGCAGCATGTGTCCTGGAGGCTGGCGGCCTGGGGCTCCCTGCTGCCTTGCCATGTCCACTGCTTGGCCCTCCAAAGAGCAAGGCCCCTCCCTGGGCACAAGAGGCTGACCAGGAGTGCCCTCCACAGGCAGAACCTGGCCAAGACACGCTTCTCTCCTGCTGAGAGACGCTATGGCCACTTCAAACAGCCCAGCCAGCGCCTCTTCAACTACTGA
- the plekhf1 gene encoding pleckstrin homology domain-containing family F member 1, producing the protein MMDKDNFERILDVQHSFGPSGKPLTNPGRVLVGEGRLMKLCRHRTKARVFFLFNDLLVYGSIILNGRWNKKQKIIPLEDIELEDLEDGLNMKNQWLIKTPRKSFFVSATSSEEKRAWMEHIEDCRTKWLQKAGRKPSNAFAITWIPDRASAICMRCFGKFNITHRRHHCRSCGFIVCNPCSKARAVLPHISSKPVRICKRCTLSLQDQGVEEQLRPRGDSDGTNCGSDVDDQRAPEYEPSSDEEERMEDRASSNWVVSQLHSTSTYVFLNPDHERPAMM; encoded by the exons ATGATGGACAAGGATAACTTTGAAAGGATTCTGGATGTACAGCACTCCTTTGGCCCATCCGGGAAGCCCCTGACAAACCCGGGTCGAGTTCTGGTTGGAGAGGGCAGGCTGATGAAGCTGTGTCGCCACCGGACGAAAGCCAGAGTCTTCTTCCTGTTCAACGATTTGCTAGTGTACGGCAGCATCATACTAAACGGCCGCTGGAACAAGAAGCAGAAGATCATCCCCCTCG aGGACATTGAACTGGAGGATCTGGAGGACGGGCTGAACATGAAAAACCAGTGGCTGATCAAGACGCCCCGCAAGTCCTTCTTCGTGTCGGCCACCTCCTCTGAGGAGAAGCGGGCCTGGATGGAGCACATCGAGGACTGCCGGACCAAGTGGCTGCAGAAGGCTGGCCGCAAACCCAGCAACGCCTTCGCCATCACTTGGATCCCCGACCGGGCGTCCGCCATCTGCATGCGCTGCTTTGGCAAGTTTAATATCACTCACAGGCGGCACCACTGCCGTTCCTGTGGCTTCATCGTGTGCAACCCCTGCTCCAAGGCCCGGGCCGTGCTGCCACACATCTCCTCCAAGCCCGTCAGAATCTGCAAGCGGTGTACCCTCAGTCTCCAGGACCAGGGGGTCGAGGAACAGCTGCGACCGAGGGGTGACAGTGACGGGACGAACTGCGGCTCTGACGTAGACGATCAGCGTGCTCCGGAGTATGAGCCCTCCAGCGAtgaggaggaaaggatggaAGATCGTGCCTCCAGTAACTGGGTAGTCTCTCAGCTCCACTCCACTTCAACATATGTTTTTCTGAACCCTGATCATGAGAGACCAGCAATGATGTGA
- the LOC134027682 gene encoding protein C19orf12 homolog codes for MAPRMDDVMRLCSDLSANRQIKVAVKSSAKGAVVAGGTAFLGGLVGGPPGIAVGGAVGGMLGCWLTSGQFRPLPEILNELPPPQKQKLYTDIMAVLGSLDWTDVAQLVALVMGNATLQQQVTAALLSYVTKELRGEVRYGD; via the exons ATGGCGCCCCGTATGGATGATGTCATGCGCCTGTGCAGTGACCTGTCTGCCAACCGCCAGATCAAGGTGGCAGTGAAGAGCTCTGCCAAGGGAGCAGTGGTGGCCGGAGGAACTGCATTCCTTGGAGGTCTCGTTGGTGGGCCCCCAGGGATTGCTGTGG GTGGTGCAGTGGGGGGCATGCTGGGATGCTGGCTGACCAGCGGTCAATTCCGACCCCTCCCTGAGATCCTGAACGAGCTGCCCCCCCCTCAGAAGCAGAAGCTTTACACCGACATCATGGCTGTCCTCGGCTCGCTCGACTGGACAGACGTAGCACAGCTCGTTGCCTTGGTGATGGGGAATGCCACGCTCCAACAGCAGGTGACGGCTGCACTGCTTAGCTACGTTACCAAGGAACTGCGGGGGGAGGTGCGCTATGGAGACTGA
- the zgc:162297 gene encoding uncharacterized protein F13E9.13, mitochondrial isoform X1, whose product MKFVELFGRLKSVVIGMVHVQALPGTPLSSMAIPQIVEEACREAEIYHNAGIDGLIIENMHDIPYSFSVGPEVCASMTAVCDAVRASYSSIPLGIQILSAANQPALAVALASGLDFIRAEGFVFSHVADEGILNACAGDLLRYRKQIGAERVQIYTDIKKKHSSHALTSDVSVVETARAAEFFLSDGLIITGTATGLQADPAELKDVAQSVKIPTLIGSGVTYDNVEDYLDANAMIIGSHFKKGGYWANQVDPERVKRFMEKIHKLRL is encoded by the exons atgaaaTTTGTGGAGTTGTTTGGTCGTCTGAAATCTGTGGTCATTGGAATGGTCCATGTCCAAGCCTTGCCAG GAACACCTTTGAGCAGCATGGCCATCCCCCAGATTGTTGAAGAGGCATGCAGAGAAGCAGAGATTTATCACAACGCAGGGATT GACGGGCTTATCATTGAGAACATGCATGACATCCCATACTCCTTCTCTGTGGGGCCAGAGGTGTGTGCCTCCATGACGgctgtgtgtgatgcagtgaGAGCCTCCTATTCCTCCATACCCCTGGGCATTCAGATCCTGTCTGCAGCCAATCAGCCTGCTCTGGCTGTAGCTCTGGCCTCAG GGTTGGATTTCATACGTGCTGAAGGGTTTGTGTTCTCCCATGTGGCTGATGAGGGCATTCTTAACGCCTGTGCGGGTGACCTGTTACGATACCGCAAGCAGATAGGGGCTGAGCGTGTGCAGATCTACACCGATATTAAAAAGAAACACAG ctCCCATGCCCTGACATCAGATGTGAGTGTAGTAGAGACGGCCAGAGCTGCAGAGTTTTTCCTTTCTGATGGCCTCATCATCACTGGAACAGCCACAGGGCTGCAGGCAGACCCAGCTGAACTTAAAG ATGTTGCCCAGTCTGTAAAGATCCCAACTCTGATTGGCTCAGGAGTAACCTATGATAATGTTGAAGACTACCTGGATGCTAATGCAATGATCATTGGCTCTCATTTCAAGAAGGGAGGCTACTGGGCCAATCAGGTAGATCCAGAAAGGGTGAAGAGATTCATGGAGAAAATTCACAAACTGCGACTCTGA
- the ccne1 gene encoding G1/S-specific cyclin-E1 — translation MPGKRQETESRLIAEVPKENEVRSRKRKADVAVYLQDPDEEVAEMSMKKHRESEVYWSSEACHTSPHRCIPTPDMEVDQRVSLCKAGLAQYTFSNICVTPVRSSPLPVLCWASKDVVWNNMLEKDRSYMRDMHVMDKHPHLQPKMRAILLDWLMEVCEVYKLHRETYHLAQDYFDRFMATQTNVFKSTLQLIGITCLFIAAKVEEMYPPKIHQFAYVTDEACAEDDILSMELIVMKELNWGLSPQTPISWLNVYMQVAYLKRQDELLLPQYPQAMFTQIAELLDLCMLDVRCLEFSNGVLAASALFHFSSLELVENVSGLKRSEVEGCVRWMVPFAMALRQGGSATMKTFQGILADDMHNIQTHVDYMQWLDKAYSYQEVDMQCNGSVPVPSGVLTPPLSSEKMEDCLRMEASIPPKIRAMMSFPAPHTVSQEGKLN, via the exons ATGCCAGGAAAGAG ACAAGAAACGGAATCCCGGTTAATCGCAGAGGTGCCTAAAGAAAATGAAGTACGTTCGAGGAAGAGAAAGGCAGATGTTGCTGTT TATCTGCAAGACCCTGACGAGGAGGTTGCAGAGATGTCTATGAAGAAACATCGTGAATCTGAG GTATACTGGAGTTCCGAGGCGTGTCATACAAGTCCCCACAGGTGTATACCCACACCCGACATGGAAGTGGATCAACGGGTCTCCCTGTGCAAAGCAGGACTGGCCCAGTACACATTTAGCAACATCTGTGTCACCCCCGTCCGGTCCTCCCCACTCCCAGTCCTGTG TTGGGCGAGTAAGGATGTGGTGTGGAACAACATGCTGGAGAAGGACCGGAGCTACATGAGAGACATGCACGTCATGGACAAACATCCCCACCTTCAGCCCAAGATGAGGGCTATTCTCCTTGACTGGCTTATGGAG GTTTGCGAGGTGTACAAACTCCACAGGGAGACCTACCACCTGGCCCAGGACTACTTTGACCGCTTCATGGCCACACAGACCAACGTGTTCAAGTCCACCCTCCAGCTCATAGGCATCACCTGTCTGTTCATCGCTGCCAAAGTGGAG GAAATGTATCCTCCAAAGATTCACCAGTTTGCCTATGTGACAGATGAGGCGTGTGCGGAGGATGATATTCTGAGCATGGAGCTCATCGTCATGAAG GAGCTGAACTGGGGTCTGAGCCCACAGACTCCCATCTCCTGGCTGAATGTCTACATGCAGGTGGCGTACCTGAAGAGGCAGGATGAGCTGCTGCTACCCCAGTACCCTCAGGCCATGTTCACACAGATTGCAGag ctgctggACCTGTGTATGCTGGATGTGAGGTGTCTGGAGTTTTCTAACGGAGTCCTGGCGGCCTCGGCCCTCTTCCATTTCTCCTCGTTGGAGCTCGTGGAGAACGTCTCGG GTCTGAAGCGCTccgaggtggaggggtgtgtgaggtggatgGTGCCCTTCGCCATGGCTCTGAGGCAGGGGGGCAGCGCCACCATGAAGACCTTCCAAGGGATCCTTGCTGACGACATGCACAACATCCAGACACACGTAGACTACATGCAGTGGCTG GACAAGGCCTACTCTTACCAGGAAGTGGACATGCAGTGCAATGGGAGTGTCCCGGTGCCCTCCGGGGTTCTGACCCCGCCCCTCAGCAGTGAGAAGATGGAGGACTGCCTCCGCATGGAAGCCTCCATTCCTCCCAAGATCAGAGCCATGATGAGCTTCCCAGCCCCTCACACCGTCTCGCAGGAGGGGAAACTGAACTGA
- the zgc:162297 gene encoding uncharacterized protein F13E9.13, mitochondrial isoform X2, whose translation MAIPQIVEEACREAEIYHNAGIDGLIIENMHDIPYSFSVGPEVCASMTAVCDAVRASYSSIPLGIQILSAANQPALAVALASGLDFIRAEGFVFSHVADEGILNACAGDLLRYRKQIGAERVQIYTDIKKKHSSHALTSDVSVVETARAAEFFLSDGLIITGTATGLQADPAELKDVAQSVKIPTLIGSGVTYDNVEDYLDANAMIIGSHFKKGGYWANQVDPERVKRFMEKIHKLRL comes from the exons ATGGCCATCCCCCAGATTGTTGAAGAGGCATGCAGAGAAGCAGAGATTTATCACAACGCAGGGATT GACGGGCTTATCATTGAGAACATGCATGACATCCCATACTCCTTCTCTGTGGGGCCAGAGGTGTGTGCCTCCATGACGgctgtgtgtgatgcagtgaGAGCCTCCTATTCCTCCATACCCCTGGGCATTCAGATCCTGTCTGCAGCCAATCAGCCTGCTCTGGCTGTAGCTCTGGCCTCAG GGTTGGATTTCATACGTGCTGAAGGGTTTGTGTTCTCCCATGTGGCTGATGAGGGCATTCTTAACGCCTGTGCGGGTGACCTGTTACGATACCGCAAGCAGATAGGGGCTGAGCGTGTGCAGATCTACACCGATATTAAAAAGAAACACAG ctCCCATGCCCTGACATCAGATGTGAGTGTAGTAGAGACGGCCAGAGCTGCAGAGTTTTTCCTTTCTGATGGCCTCATCATCACTGGAACAGCCACAGGGCTGCAGGCAGACCCAGCTGAACTTAAAG ATGTTGCCCAGTCTGTAAAGATCCCAACTCTGATTGGCTCAGGAGTAACCTATGATAATGTTGAAGACTACCTGGATGCTAATGCAATGATCATTGGCTCTCATTTCAAGAAGGGAGGCTACTGGGCCAATCAGGTAGATCCAGAAAGGGTGAAGAGATTCATGGAGAAAATTCACAAACTGCGACTCTGA